Proteins encoded in a region of the Fibrobacter sp. UWR4 genome:
- a CDS encoding lipopolysaccharide assembly protein LapB, producing MRIIAFILVLLFAGMTFANEDLRVADSCYAARAERANGDKADKKNTFLMIDKYKAAMADTSVLEAATEGYLKSLYFSIRFISFDKKMKMKKLDTLKIASESAYKKFPKNYDIAHIYATAISMWGNERGALASVKEGVATIVRDVATASENWQILGRAHFVLPYVPLILSWPDKKQADKYLNMALKKDPKDLYNYFFLAELRFDQKRYADALSLIDRGLARGVRTNFFLEDKRGRWHLKELQKKINAKLDKK from the coding sequence ATGAGAATTATCGCTTTCATACTTGTTCTTCTCTTCGCGGGAATGACCTTCGCAAACGAGGATCTTCGTGTTGCGGATTCCTGCTATGCGGCCCGTGCGGAACGAGCCAACGGGGACAAGGCGGACAAGAAGAACACTTTCCTCATGATCGATAAGTACAAGGCCGCCATGGCTGACACCTCCGTACTGGAAGCGGCAACGGAAGGCTACCTCAAGAGCCTTTATTTCAGCATTCGATTCATCTCGTTCGACAAGAAAATGAAGATGAAGAAACTGGACACCCTGAAGATCGCCAGCGAAAGCGCCTACAAGAAGTTCCCCAAGAATTATGACATCGCCCATATTTACGCCACCGCCATTTCCATGTGGGGCAATGAGCGAGGGGCCCTTGCATCCGTAAAGGAAGGAGTGGCAACGATCGTGCGTGACGTGGCAACCGCCTCGGAAAATTGGCAGATCCTGGGACGAGCACACTTTGTCCTTCCCTACGTGCCCCTGATTCTTTCCTGGCCTGACAAGAAGCAGGCGGACAAGTACTTGAATATGGCCCTGAAGAAGGATCCCAAGGACTTGTATAATTATTTCTTCCTGGCGGAACTACGTTTTGACCAAAAGCGTTACGCAGACGCCCTGAGCCTCATTGACCGCGGCCTTGCCCGAGGAGTACGTACCAACTTTTTCCTGGAAGACAAACGCGGCCGTTGGCACCTGAAGGAACTGCAGAAAAAAATCAACGCAAAACTTGATAAGAAGTAA
- a CDS encoding ABC-ATPase domain-containing protein: MKALYQKIRTLNGKNYGLYKSLAEKTWDFGDFSLEFLHVQGDPFAPASRIMIKASLQMLGYSSEWGSTFERRLALSDFLLRRMSGLVKEKYPDRDAAVAFDVAGPEMLVRNSLWIDNGELRACLQVKLPGEGRKIQSESAAEILTMVLPDLVSASLYNSGSRNPEGVAPELLAHYQVLADRRMILEELEKRSLCAFVPDGAVLPRASGISQDPMEGAIPFVSPAELAVTLNVNGRDIRGMGIPKGITVITGGAFHGKSTLLQALTSAVYPHIPGDGREGIVIDESALRVGVEDGRSVRGTDLSQFVRDLPGGVSTRDFTTASASGSTSEAANLLEAMEAGSRTFLIDEDSSAVNFLIRDVRVRKLLGDDREPLIPLTDRIREICYPESHSELVSGSANALRSFILVAGACGDYLELADHIIVMANYKAEYARLDSERSVPALPPFKAPISRAFAEYIRPLQNSVRPTSAVERQVKVKLSGDYLIQIGFLVSDTSCLVTIADRQQRLGAGFILLNLCQNAISNGDSAQDTSIVDTIRIISEKIMNVGFRNLPQGLSREMSLPRPVDIACVLFRLRDQGRK; the protein is encoded by the coding sequence ATGAAAGCTCTTTATCAAAAAATTCGCACTTTGAACGGCAAAAACTATGGTCTTTACAAGTCCCTGGCGGAAAAAACCTGGGATTTTGGAGACTTTTCCCTGGAGTTTCTCCATGTTCAGGGAGACCCCTTTGCCCCTGCTTCCCGAATTATGATAAAGGCAAGCCTCCAGATGTTGGGCTATTCTTCCGAATGGGGGAGTACTTTTGAACGCCGGTTGGCTTTGTCCGATTTTTTATTGCGCCGCATGAGTGGTCTGGTCAAGGAAAAGTATCCCGATAGGGATGCCGCCGTCGCTTTCGACGTGGCAGGACCTGAAATGCTGGTGCGAAATTCCCTCTGGATCGACAATGGTGAGCTGCGAGCTTGCCTCCAGGTGAAACTTCCGGGCGAGGGACGTAAGATTCAGTCCGAGTCCGCCGCGGAAATCCTGACCATGGTTCTTCCGGACCTTGTGTCTGCAAGTCTATACAATAGCGGCTCCAGGAATCCCGAGGGCGTGGCGCCTGAACTTCTGGCCCATTATCAGGTTCTCGCGGACCGCAGGATGATTCTTGAGGAACTGGAAAAACGTTCCCTCTGCGCCTTTGTTCCTGATGGAGCTGTCCTTCCTAGAGCTTCCGGGATTTCCCAGGACCCCATGGAAGGGGCAATCCCCTTTGTCTCTCCCGCGGAACTGGCGGTTACCCTGAATGTCAATGGCCGAGACATCCGTGGCATGGGTATCCCTAAGGGCATTACCGTTATTACCGGCGGTGCTTTCCATGGCAAGTCCACCTTACTTCAGGCTCTGACAAGTGCGGTCTATCCCCACATCCCGGGAGATGGACGTGAAGGGATTGTCATTGACGAAAGTGCCCTTCGGGTTGGCGTGGAAGATGGCCGTAGCGTCCGCGGGACGGACCTGTCCCAGTTTGTAAGGGACTTGCCCGGTGGCGTCTCCACCAGGGATTTCACAACCGCAAGCGCTTCCGGTTCTACCAGCGAGGCTGCCAACTTGCTGGAAGCAATGGAAGCGGGATCCAGGACATTCCTTATCGATGAAGATTCCTCTGCGGTGAACTTCCTTATTCGGGATGTTCGTGTCCGTAAGCTTCTGGGGGATGATCGGGAACCACTCATCCCTCTGACGGACCGCATCCGTGAAATTTGCTATCCCGAAAGTCATTCTGAGCTAGTTTCTGGATCGGCCAATGCATTGCGCAGTTTTATCCTTGTGGCTGGCGCCTGCGGCGACTATCTGGAACTTGCGGATCACATCATTGTGATGGCCAATTATAAGGCCGAATACGCTCGTTTGGATTCCGAACGGTCAGTACCCGCTTTGCCTCCTTTCAAGGCACCCATCTCCCGCGCTTTTGCGGAGTATATTAGGCCCCTTCAGAATAGCGTACGCCCCACTTCTGCAGTGGAACGTCAGGTTAAGGTAAAGCTGTCCGGTGATTATCTAATCCAGATCGGTTTCCTGGTTTCGGATACCAGCTGCCTGGTGACTATCGCCGATCGACAGCAGCGACTCGGTGCTGGCTTCATTCTCCTGAATCTTTGTCAGAACGCCATTAGCAACGGCGACTCTGCTCAGGATACGTCCATTGTGGATACCATTCGAATCATTAGTGAAAAAATCATGAATGTAGGTTTCCGCAACTTGCCTCAGGGGCTTAGCCGTGAAATGAGCTTGCCCCGACCGGTGGATATCGCCTGCGTGTTGTTCCGCCTGCGCGACCAGGGGCGCAAGTAG
- a CDS encoding ATP-dependent 6-phosphofructokinase has protein sequence MTQEDILQNPTEYDLSIETVGKGTLKSPLKGLQYVSDSEQVSLTTDVKRLKHFYENNIPVPSLEAAGPRETIFHDPAWTRAGIVTCGGLCPGLNSVIKGLVQTLWFDYGVRNIFGIPYGYRGLNPKYGYSPKVLNPDVVDAIQEDGGTILGSSRGEQDPAIMVDTLMRLNINVLFCIGGDGTLRGAHAIAEEVKKRKQPISIIGIPKTIDNDLNLVDRTFGFETAVLSATDVITCAHNEANGAYNGLGLVKLMGRDSGFIAAYAALATTVVNICLVPEVPFTLEGLCKALESRYDNGKTHAVIAVAEGAGQELFLDQPERKDASGNVLKNDIGEFLTRKIKEHFNKVGKEINIKYFDPSYMVRSTPAKGTDAIFCFQLAEAAVHAGMAGKTDMVVGSMNNVFSHVPIEYAVNERKKINPNGNLWHAVLGMTRQQDYFSGKGKGHK, from the coding sequence ATGACACAAGAAGATATTCTGCAGAATCCGACTGAATATGATCTTTCTATTGAAACTGTAGGTAAGGGTACCTTGAAATCCCCCCTGAAGGGACTTCAGTACGTTTCCGACAGCGAGCAGGTAAGCCTCACTACCGACGTGAAGCGCCTGAAGCATTTCTACGAAAACAACATTCCCGTTCCTAGCCTGGAAGCGGCAGGTCCTCGCGAAACCATTTTCCACGACCCGGCATGGACCCGTGCAGGTATCGTGACCTGTGGCGGTCTCTGCCCCGGCTTGAATAGCGTGATCAAGGGTCTTGTGCAGACTCTCTGGTTTGACTACGGTGTTCGCAACATCTTCGGTATACCCTACGGCTACCGCGGTCTGAATCCCAAGTACGGCTACTCTCCCAAGGTCCTGAACCCGGACGTAGTGGACGCCATCCAGGAAGACGGCGGTACCATCCTCGGAAGCTCCCGCGGAGAACAGGATCCGGCAATCATGGTAGACACCCTGATGCGCCTGAACATCAACGTTCTGTTCTGCATCGGTGGCGACGGTACTCTTCGTGGCGCACACGCAATCGCAGAAGAAGTGAAGAAGCGCAAGCAGCCCATTTCCATCATCGGTATCCCCAAGACCATTGATAACGACTTGAACCTGGTTGACAGGACCTTCGGTTTCGAAACCGCCGTTCTCAGTGCAACCGATGTCATTACCTGCGCCCATAACGAAGCAAACGGTGCTTACAATGGCCTTGGCCTGGTAAAGCTCATGGGTCGCGACTCCGGCTTTATTGCAGCCTACGCAGCCCTTGCAACTACCGTGGTGAACATCTGCCTCGTGCCCGAAGTTCCCTTCACTCTTGAGGGGCTCTGCAAGGCTCTGGAAAGCCGTTACGACAATGGCAAGACCCACGCCGTAATCGCTGTTGCCGAAGGCGCCGGCCAGGAATTGTTCCTGGATCAGCCCGAACGCAAGGACGCCAGCGGAAACGTCCTGAAGAACGACATTGGTGAATTCCTGACCAGAAAGATCAAGGAGCACTTCAACAAGGTAGGCAAGGAAATCAACATCAAGTACTTTGACCCCAGCTACATGGTTCGTAGCACTCCGGCAAAGGGTACTGACGCCATTTTCTGCTTCCAGCTGGCTGAAGCTGCCGTACATGCAGGTATGGCAGGCAAGACCGACATGGTGGTGGGCAGCATGAACAACGTGTTCTCCCATGTACCTATCGAGTACGCCGTGAACGAACGCAAGAAGATCAACCCCAACGGAAACCTGTGGCACGCTGTGCTGGGAATGACCCGCCAGCAGGACTACTTCTCCGGCAAGGGCAAGGGTCACAAGTAA
- a CDS encoding PEGA domain-containing protein: MKKLYIFALMVAFLFTAAVADDDPPPRGKAAVVNIITEPPNSDVYLGGEPLGKSPIVNMNVTSGRQTLVVIDQGYELVNQRVNIWPGKDKRNDFNFGTKIPKGHIKITTVPGKCNVYIDGDLADKTDGAPLTVHNLEAGDHLVRAECNNRKAAEELVTVKGEETVNVTIDTTKKKKK, encoded by the coding sequence ATGAAGAAGCTTTACATTTTCGCCCTCATGGTGGCATTCCTCTTCACCGCAGCAGTCGCTGACGATGATCCTCCTCCTCGCGGCAAGGCAGCAGTGGTTAACATCATCACTGAACCGCCTAACAGCGACGTGTATCTGGGAGGCGAACCTCTGGGTAAGAGCCCCATTGTCAATATGAACGTTACTTCTGGCCGTCAGACCCTCGTGGTGATCGACCAGGGTTACGAACTGGTGAACCAGCGCGTGAACATTTGGCCGGGCAAGGACAAGCGTAACGACTTTAACTTCGGTACCAAGATTCCTAAGGGTCACATCAAGATCACTACCGTTCCGGGCAAGTGCAACGTTTACATCGATGGCGACCTGGCCGACAAGACTGATGGCGCTCCGCTGACCGTCCACAACCTGGAAGCTGGTGACCACCTGGTCCGTGCAGAATGCAACAACCGCAAGGCTGCAGAAGAACTGGTGACCGTGAAGGGTGAAGAAACCGTGAACGTCACTATCGACACTACCAAGAAGAAGAAGAAGTAA
- a CDS encoding response regulator transcription factor, producing the protein MTQNTSSTNILIIEDEIAIAEGLVDLCELNGYRVKHVINGEDGLAEALSGQYGLVLLDLMLPGMDGFTVCDKIREQDRSLPIIILSAKNADEDIINGLKFGADDYIPKPFSVPMLLARIEAVLRRSRQSMENEGKLVAGNLKVNFREYTGTRGDEELAFTRKEIEILEYLWNNRDHAVPRSELLRKVWGYENAESVDTRTVDIHITKLRKKIEDDPSHPKLLVTFRGEGYQMRSAPECER; encoded by the coding sequence ATGACTCAAAATACCAGCAGCACAAACATCCTTATCATTGAAGATGAAATTGCTATCGCAGAAGGCCTCGTAGACCTTTGCGAACTGAACGGCTACCGCGTCAAGCACGTAATCAACGGCGAAGACGGTCTTGCCGAAGCTCTGTCCGGCCAGTACGGCCTGGTCCTTCTGGACCTGATGCTCCCGGGCATGGACGGCTTTACCGTTTGCGACAAGATCCGCGAACAGGACAGAAGCCTCCCCATCATCATCCTCTCTGCTAAGAACGCTGACGAAGATATCATCAACGGCCTGAAGTTCGGCGCCGATGACTATATCCCCAAGCCGTTCTCCGTTCCTATGCTCCTGGCTCGTATCGAAGCAGTGCTCCGCCGTAGCCGTCAGTCCATGGAAAACGAAGGCAAGCTGGTCGCAGGCAACTTGAAGGTGAACTTCCGTGAATACACTGGTACCCGCGGTGACGAAGAACTGGCATTCACCCGCAAGGAAATCGAAATCCTCGAATACCTGTGGAACAACCGTGATCATGCAGTTCCTCGCTCCGAACTCCTCCGCAAGGTTTGGGGCTACGAAAACGCAGAATCCGTAGATACCCGCACCGTGGATATTCACATTACCAAGCTCCGCAAGAAAATCGAAGACGATCCTTCTCACCCGAAACTTCTGGTCACCTTCCGCGGTGAAGGCTACCAGATGCGCTCTGCACCTGAATGCGAACGCTAA
- a CDS encoding cell wall metabolism sensor histidine kinase WalK: MRTLNVKELLSYLKKHQAIFKDRLVFVSIFLVIAVPLSLLFIHTYRQSTALEAKNQEEAANNAFQTLSDDLTQDFNGENNRSYKVYGILNSTPVIGGYSPQISESFFFPDSAGPYCSFDTENNRCRKGLVGHFQIDQSNTLLTPFYPDTNAIVGKMVWDYYAFEDEKQRRSIRDLIKNLVDTLEIRNEIVSQESFQVVDSATVAEDGPIIDQLWAKNSNINIRRTEITSEDEALTYFVETAKMDSTGDSANMERMQVTISNDLSVVTSLFQAKYSKGYIVFYRDIGFGALSMVQGFVVNQNTYLNYLLHSLPQEIANPSYAVEIALDNKVISTRGRKKYNNELIFDKTLPSPFERLSFRVYSNNGTRLASYTILLTGLILLFVIAACFITIYRFTRSKVDLATKRQDFVSAITHELKTPLAAIKMYAELLQNSWVANEEKKQRYYNQIASEADRLSRLIQNVLNLSKLDGNRWNVQLRMERPKAVIDDFLATYSKNVEKQGFELTVSTDMEADNIHLLIDRDAIMQILMNLVDNSLKFSKKSDYKMISIELAIKGTDMYMAVRDYGPGIPQSEMKKVFQEFYRVENEMTRQTSGTGIGLSMVKKLCTLCNMKIEVENANPGLRTKIHFPPLDI, from the coding sequence ATGCGAACGCTAAACGTAAAAGAGCTTCTCTCTTACTTAAAGAAACACCAGGCGATTTTCAAGGACCGCCTGGTGTTTGTTTCCATTTTCTTGGTGATTGCAGTTCCCCTCAGCCTCCTTTTTATACATACTTACCGGCAGTCTACTGCCCTGGAGGCCAAGAACCAGGAAGAAGCGGCCAACAACGCGTTCCAGACGCTTTCCGATGATCTGACCCAGGATTTCAACGGCGAGAATAACCGTTCCTATAAGGTTTACGGCATTCTGAATTCCACGCCCGTGATCGGTGGGTACAGCCCCCAGATTTCTGAATCGTTCTTCTTCCCCGATTCAGCAGGCCCCTACTGCTCCTTCGATACGGAAAACAACCGTTGCCGTAAAGGCCTGGTGGGACATTTCCAGATCGATCAGAGCAATACCCTCCTAACGCCGTTCTATCCGGATACCAACGCCATCGTCGGTAAGATGGTGTGGGACTACTATGCGTTCGAAGACGAAAAGCAGCGCCGTTCCATCAGGGACCTGATCAAGAATCTGGTAGACACCCTGGAAATCCGCAACGAGATCGTTAGCCAGGAATCCTTCCAGGTGGTGGACTCCGCTACCGTTGCAGAAGACGGCCCCATTATCGACCAGCTGTGGGCCAAGAATTCCAATATCAACATCCGCCGTACAGAAATCACTTCCGAAGACGAAGCCCTGACCTACTTTGTGGAAACCGCAAAGATGGACAGCACCGGCGATAGTGCAAACATGGAACGCATGCAGGTCACCATCAGCAACGACCTGAGCGTGGTGACTTCCCTGTTCCAGGCGAAATATTCCAAGGGCTACATCGTATTCTATCGCGATATTGGTTTCGGCGCGCTTTCCATGGTGCAGGGGTTTGTGGTCAATCAAAACACTTACTTAAACTACCTGCTTCATAGTCTTCCTCAGGAAATCGCAAACCCAAGTTACGCCGTGGAAATCGCCCTCGACAATAAAGTGATCAGTACCAGGGGCCGCAAAAAATACAATAACGAGCTCATTTTCGACAAGACTTTACCTTCCCCCTTTGAACGTCTTTCCTTCCGCGTCTATTCCAATAACGGGACGCGCCTTGCCAGCTACACCATTTTGCTTACAGGCTTGATCCTGCTGTTCGTGATCGCCGCATGCTTTATCACTATCTACAGATTTACCCGCAGTAAGGTGGACCTTGCAACCAAGCGTCAGGACTTCGTCTCCGCCATCACCCATGAGCTGAAGACGCCTCTCGCAGCCATCAAGATGTATGCGGAACTGTTGCAAAATTCCTGGGTTGCAAACGAGGAAAAGAAGCAACGCTACTACAACCAGATTGCAAGTGAGGCGGACCGACTTTCCCGCCTGATCCAGAACGTGCTTAATTTGTCCAAACTGGATGGAAACCGCTGGAATGTCCAGTTGCGCATGGAACGCCCCAAGGCAGTAATTGACGACTTCCTCGCCACCTACAGCAAGAATGTGGAAAAGCAGGGTTTCGAGCTTACGGTCTCTACGGATATGGAAGCGGACAACATCCACTTGCTTATTGACCGTGATGCGATTATGCAGATCCTCATGAACCTGGTGGATAACTCCCTGAAGTTCAGTAAGAAATCCGATTACAAGATGATCAGCATCGAACTTGCCATCAAGGGAACGGACATGTACATGGCGGTCCGCGACTATGGTCCCGGCATTCCCCAGTCCGAAATGAAAAAGGTGTTCCAGGAGTTCTACCGCGTGGAAAACGAAATGACCCGACAGACAAGTGGTACGGGCATCGGCCTTTCCATGGTGAAAAAGCTTTGCACATTATGTAATATGAAAATCGAAGTGGAAAATGCAAATCCTGGTTTAAGGACTAAAATCCACTTCCCGCCGCTGGACATTTAA